A window of the Equus asinus isolate D_3611 breed Donkey chromosome 20, EquAss-T2T_v2, whole genome shotgun sequence genome harbors these coding sequences:
- the GCDH gene encoding glutaryl-CoA dehydrogenase, mitochondrial isoform X1 — translation MALRGVSVRLLSRRPGLRALRAWGSAAAQTEKGGKTQSRPAKSSRPEFDWRDPLVLEEQLTADEIAIRDTFRTYCQERLMPRILLANRNEVFHREIILEMGELGVLGPTIKGHGCAGVSSVAYGLLARELERVDSGYRSAMSVQSSLVMHPIYAYGSEEQQQKYLPRLAKGELLGCFGLTEPNHGSDPGSLETRARHNPSGRSYTLNGTKTWITNSPVADLFVVWARCEDGRIRGFLLEKGMRGLSAPKIEGKFSLRASATGLIVMDDVEVPEENVLPNASGLAGPFGCLNNARYGITWGVLGAAEFCLHTARQYTLDRIQFGVPLARNQLIQKKLADMLTEITLGLHACLQLGRLKDQDKATPEMISLLKRNNCGKALDIARQARDMLGGNGISDEYHVIRHAMNLEAVNTYEGTHDIHALILGRAITGIQAFTASK, via the exons ATGGCTCTGAGAGGCGTCTCCGTGCGGCTGCTGAGCCGCAGACCCGGCCTGCGCGCCCTGCGCGCCTGGGGCTCGGCGGCGGCGCAGACCG AGAAGGGCGGGAAGACACAGAGCCGACCGGCCAAAT cctcgcGTCCGGAGTTTGACTGGAGGGACCCGCTGGTGCTGGAGGAGCAGCTGACAGCGGATGAGATCGCCATCAGGGACACCTTCCGCACCTACTGCCAGGAGCGCCTCATGCCCCGCATCCTGCTGGCCAATCGCAACGAAG TTTTTCACCGGGAGATCATCTTGGAGATGGGGGAGCTCGGTGTGCTGGGCCCCACCATTAAAG ggCATGGCTGTGCTGGAGTCTCCTCGGTCGCCTATGGGCTGCTGGCCCGAGAGCTGGAACGGGTGGATAGTGGCTACAGGTCGGCGATGAGTGTCCAGTCCTCCCTCGTCATGCACCCTATCTACGCCTACGGCAGCGAGGAGCAGCAGCAGAAGTACCTGCCCCGGCTGG CCAAGGGGGAGCTCCTGGGCTGCTTCGGGCTCACAGAACCCAACCACGGCAGCGACCCTGGCAGCCTGGAGACCAGAGCCCGCCACAACCCCTCAGGCAGGAGCTACACCCTCAATGGAACCAAGACCTG GATCACCAACTCACCTGTGGCCGACCTGTTTGTGGTGTGGGCTCGGTGCGAAGACGGCCGCATTCGGGGCTTCCTGCTGGAGAAGGGGATGCGGGGCCTGTCGGCTCCCAAGATCGAGGGCAAGTTCTCCCTCCGGGCCTCGGCCACGGGCCTAATCGTCATGGACGACGTGGAGGTGCCGGAGGAGAACGTGTTGCCCAACGCGTCCGGGCTGGCG GGTCCCTTCGGCTGCCTCAACAACGCCCGCTACGGTATCACCTGGGGCGTGCTTGGAGCCGCCGAGTTCTGTCTGCACACGGCTCGGCAGTACACCCTGGACAG AATCCAGTTTGGCGTCCCATTGGCCAGGAACCAGCTGATTCAGAAGAAGCTGGCGGACATGCTCACTGAGATCACGCTGGGCCTTCACGCCTGCCTGCAGCTCGGCCGCTTGAAGGATCAGGACAA GGCCACGCCAGAAATGATCTCCCTGCTGAAGAGGAATAACTGTGGGAAGGCCCTGGACATCGCGCGGCAGGCCCGAGACATGCTAGGGGGGAATGGCATTTCTGACGAGTATCACGTGATCCGGCACGCCATGAACCTGGAGGCCGTGAACACCTATGAAG GCACTCATGACATTCATGCTCTCATCCTCGGAAGGGCCATCACAGGCATCCAGGCGTTCACTGCCAGCAAGTGA
- the GCDH gene encoding glutaryl-CoA dehydrogenase, mitochondrial isoform X2, whose translation MPRILLANRNEVFHREIILEMGELGVLGPTIKGHGCAGVSSVAYGLLARELERVDSGYRSAMSVQSSLVMHPIYAYGSEEQQQKYLPRLAKGELLGCFGLTEPNHGSDPGSLETRARHNPSGRSYTLNGTKTWITNSPVADLFVVWARCEDGRIRGFLLEKGMRGLSAPKIEGKFSLRASATGLIVMDDVEVPEENVLPNASGLAGPFGCLNNARYGITWGVLGAAEFCLHTARQYTLDRIQFGVPLARNQLIQKKLADMLTEITLGLHACLQLGRLKDQDKATPEMISLLKRNNCGKALDIARQARDMLGGNGISDEYHVIRHAMNLEAVNTYEGTHDIHALILGRAITGIQAFTASK comes from the exons ATGCCCCGCATCCTGCTGGCCAATCGCAACGAAG TTTTTCACCGGGAGATCATCTTGGAGATGGGGGAGCTCGGTGTGCTGGGCCCCACCATTAAAG ggCATGGCTGTGCTGGAGTCTCCTCGGTCGCCTATGGGCTGCTGGCCCGAGAGCTGGAACGGGTGGATAGTGGCTACAGGTCGGCGATGAGTGTCCAGTCCTCCCTCGTCATGCACCCTATCTACGCCTACGGCAGCGAGGAGCAGCAGCAGAAGTACCTGCCCCGGCTGG CCAAGGGGGAGCTCCTGGGCTGCTTCGGGCTCACAGAACCCAACCACGGCAGCGACCCTGGCAGCCTGGAGACCAGAGCCCGCCACAACCCCTCAGGCAGGAGCTACACCCTCAATGGAACCAAGACCTG GATCACCAACTCACCTGTGGCCGACCTGTTTGTGGTGTGGGCTCGGTGCGAAGACGGCCGCATTCGGGGCTTCCTGCTGGAGAAGGGGATGCGGGGCCTGTCGGCTCCCAAGATCGAGGGCAAGTTCTCCCTCCGGGCCTCGGCCACGGGCCTAATCGTCATGGACGACGTGGAGGTGCCGGAGGAGAACGTGTTGCCCAACGCGTCCGGGCTGGCG GGTCCCTTCGGCTGCCTCAACAACGCCCGCTACGGTATCACCTGGGGCGTGCTTGGAGCCGCCGAGTTCTGTCTGCACACGGCTCGGCAGTACACCCTGGACAG AATCCAGTTTGGCGTCCCATTGGCCAGGAACCAGCTGATTCAGAAGAAGCTGGCGGACATGCTCACTGAGATCACGCTGGGCCTTCACGCCTGCCTGCAGCTCGGCCGCTTGAAGGATCAGGACAA GGCCACGCCAGAAATGATCTCCCTGCTGAAGAGGAATAACTGTGGGAAGGCCCTGGACATCGCGCGGCAGGCCCGAGACATGCTAGGGGGGAATGGCATTTCTGACGAGTATCACGTGATCCGGCACGCCATGAACCTGGAGGCCGTGAACACCTATGAAG GCACTCATGACATTCATGCTCTCATCCTCGGAAGGGCCATCACAGGCATCCAGGCGTTCACTGCCAGCAAGTGA